One Porphyromonas pogonae genomic region harbors:
- a CDS encoding S41 family peptidase produces MTLGAMLSSSAQTPTPKKENKESANQYNYIRSLDVIGSVMSNINRYFVDTVSVDRMSRKGIDAMLSSLDPYTEYFAAEDTDQLKLLTKGEYGGIGSIISQRPDSTVVINEPFEGMAADKAGLKAGDVILEIDGKDFRKTTTVKVSEALKGVPGTTIKILVRRPFEKKDRLFEFKRRIVVVNPITYYGVLPGNNGYINFNSFTSESADAFKKAFNDLKTNHKIKGLVIDLRGNGGGLIEESIKMVNLFVPQGKVVVTTKGRPDLNDENIFKTFSKPVDTEIPITVLIDGQSASAAEIVTGALQDMDRAVVIGQKSYGKGLVQSTRQLPYGGVIKLTTAKYYIPSGRCIQRIDYHEAREGNTNTVTPDSLTKVFHTAGGRPVRDAGGILPDISVVPDSMPTMLFYIATNNIAFDYVTGYMSKHPHISQPEQFSITDKDYDDFKKMLIDKKFEYDRQSGKMLEKLKEVARLEGYLDSAQETIKKLEEQLKPNLNRDLEKFKPQITDYINSEIVTRVYYKKGAVKKMLIKDKTVEKALEILNNSDKYKEILTKKSDEKEVKA; encoded by the coding sequence ATGACACTTGGAGCTATGCTTTCTTCTTCAGCGCAGACCCCGACTCCTAAAAAGGAGAATAAAGAGTCTGCTAACCAGTACAATTATATACGCTCGCTTGATGTAATTGGCTCTGTGATGAGCAATATCAACAGGTACTTCGTAGATACAGTGAGTGTAGATAGGATGAGCCGTAAAGGTATCGACGCCATGCTCAGCAGTCTTGATCCTTATACCGAGTATTTTGCAGCAGAAGATACTGATCAGCTCAAGCTCCTTACTAAGGGTGAGTATGGAGGCATTGGATCTATTATATCCCAGAGACCCGATAGTACCGTTGTGATCAATGAGCCATTCGAAGGTATGGCAGCAGATAAAGCCGGGCTCAAGGCCGGTGATGTAATCTTGGAGATAGATGGTAAGGATTTCAGAAAAACCACTACCGTAAAAGTGAGTGAAGCCTTGAAAGGCGTGCCGGGAACTACAATTAAAATTCTTGTACGCAGACCTTTTGAGAAAAAAGACAGGTTGTTTGAGTTCAAGAGACGTATAGTGGTGGTAAACCCTATAACATATTATGGAGTATTGCCCGGTAATAATGGCTATATCAACTTTAATAGTTTTACCTCAGAAAGCGCCGATGCTTTCAAAAAAGCATTCAACGACTTGAAGACCAATCATAAGATCAAGGGTCTGGTTATAGACCTCAGAGGCAACGGAGGCGGATTGATCGAAGAGTCTATAAAGATGGTAAATCTATTTGTCCCCCAGGGCAAGGTGGTCGTAACAACCAAAGGACGTCCTGACCTCAATGACGAGAATATCTTTAAGACATTCAGCAAGCCTGTCGACACAGAGATTCCTATCACAGTGTTGATAGATGGTCAGTCGGCTTCTGCTGCTGAGATCGTTACAGGCGCTTTGCAAGATATGGATAGAGCAGTAGTTATCGGACAAAAAAGTTATGGCAAAGGCCTCGTACAAAGCACTCGTCAACTTCCATACGGTGGAGTTATTAAACTCACAACAGCTAAGTATTACATCCCCAGTGGCAGGTGCATACAGCGTATTGACTACCATGAAGCCCGAGAGGGAAATACCAATACCGTTACCCCTGACAGCCTGACAAAGGTATTTCATACAGCAGGTGGCAGACCGGTAAGAGATGCGGGTGGTATACTGCCGGATATATCCGTGGTGCCGGATTCTATGCCCACCATGCTTTTTTATATTGCTACCAACAATATAGCTTTCGACTATGTCACAGGCTATATGAGCAAGCACCCTCATATATCCCAGCCGGAACAATTCTCTATCACTGACAAAGACTATGATGACTTCAAGAAGATGCTCATCGATAAGAAATTTGAATATGACAGGCAGAGTGGCAAGATGTTGGAAAAATTAAAAGAGGTAGCTCGACTTGAAGGCTATCTCGACTCTGCTCAAGAGACTATCAAGAAACTTGAAGAGCAACTCAAGCCGAATCTAAACCGAGATCTTGAGAAGTTTAAACCTCAGATTACAGACTATATTAATAGTGAGATAGTGACGAGAGTTTATTACAAGAAGGGAGCCGTAAAGAAAATGCTCATAAAAGATAAGACTGTGGAGAAAGCTCTGGAAATACTTAACAATTCTGATAAATACAAAGAAATCCTCACCAAGAAATCTGATGAAAAGGAGGTGAAAGCGTGA
- a CDS encoding FHA domain-containing protein, with translation MKVIHCPKCDKQIIISDEKMEQAKIDGKLAVVCGSCGRQIKARIKSSVNKTTAGHDSRKGNVLGQIIVLENGFGYRQSFAIYEGANHIGRRNKDTDVDIPVLTGDPSMGRHHAVIKAETKADGTKRFAVKDDDSLVGTFVGGRILGKKEWAWIEPGEVITLGATSIILSDELPEVEQETITE, from the coding sequence GTGAAAGTAATCCATTGTCCCAAATGTGACAAGCAGATCATCATCTCTGATGAAAAAATGGAACAAGCCAAGATCGATGGTAAATTGGCTGTGGTGTGTGGGAGTTGCGGTAGACAAATAAAAGCACGGATAAAATCATCTGTAAATAAAACTACTGCCGGACATGACTCTCGCAAGGGAAATGTATTGGGACAAATCATAGTACTTGAGAATGGCTTTGGTTACCGACAGTCATTTGCCATTTACGAAGGTGCTAATCATATAGGACGACGCAACAAGGATACGGATGTGGATATCCCTGTACTTACCGGTGACCCCAGTATGGGGAGGCACCATGCGGTGATCAAGGCTGAGACCAAAGCTGACGGAACTAAAAGATTTGCCGTTAAGGATGATGACAGTCTTGTGGGTACATTTGTTGGCGGGCGCATTCTCGGAAAGAAAGAGTGGGCTTGGATAGAACCCGGAGAGGTGATTACTTTGGGGGCTACCAGCATCATACTATCTGACGAACTGCCGGAGGTAGAGCAAGAAACAATAACAGAATAA